The Choloepus didactylus isolate mChoDid1 chromosome 7, mChoDid1.pri, whole genome shotgun sequence genome segment TTCTCATGGCTCACAGGTGTCAGCAACTCAGTGCTGCAATCTTCTTTGACCCTTAACATGCCACGCTGTGGTCACCGGGAAGTGGACCACTTCTTCTGTGAGGTCCCTGCCCTTCTCAAGTTGTCATGTGCTGACACAAAGCCTATTGAGGCTGAGCTTTTTTTCTTTAGTGTATTAATTCTGCTAATCCCAGTCACATTGATCCTCATCTCCTATGGCTTCATAGCTCAGGCAGTATTGAGAATCAGATCAGCAGAAGGACGGCGAAAAGCTTTTGGGACATGTGGGTCCCACATGGTTGTAGTGTCGCTCTTTTTTGGGACAGCCATCTATATATATCTACAGCCACCTTCATCCACCTCTAAGGACTGGGGAAAGATGGTTTCGCTCTTCTATGGAATCATCACACCCATGTTGAACCCCCTAATCTATAGCCTGAGAAATAAGGATATGAAGCAGTCCTGCAAGAGAATGGTGTCAAGAATCATTTTCTGTAAGAAATAAGTATTCCATGATGATGAGAATTTTCTGAGCTTCTCTTTATCCTTGAAGAGAATAATAACTTTTGaactatttttcccatttacagGCTTTCATTATTTCACTGAATTCTACTGTTCAGGAGGCAACACTGAGACCATAATATCTCTTgtctatattaaaataaatctgttttccacatggatgattgtatggtatgtgaatatatttcaatacaactgaatttaattaaaaaaaataaatcaaataaatcatTGCAACTTAAAAactgcaataaataaataaataaatctgttttCCAGAGGTCCCACAATGCACTCTATTTCTTGAAGCAAAGTCATGATTATTCCCTCCAATAATGTCAGATTAGCCAGGAGATTTCAATGTTCACCATCCCACTTTTATACTATTTGTTCTAGAATAATCTTGTGCACCACCTTAGTTAGGTGCTTCCACATCTTGATGATTAAATAACCAGTGATCCCAAATTGAGTTTCCTGGAGGAAAAGACCCTTAAACTGAGACACTTAAATGATTATCTGATTAGTAATATAAGGACATAGAGGAAGCAACACCCAGGCAACAGAGAAGGATTTACTAAACAAAGCTTTTCAGACATTATGAGTAACTTAGTATGGTAAAAACACAGAATACAAGGAACATACAGTATGAGGCTGGAGATGTTCACCAAATGTTTGAACCTTATCCAATAAGGAaagcaaaataattaaagaattatAAGCATAGGAGTTAGCATCATCAGCAGAAATTAACTAAAAACATAAGAGCAGAATATGATTCATACAATAATAAAGTTTACTGAAGTGACATTTCAAATCAATGGGAAACAGAAACACTTCAAATACATGGTATTCAAAATCTAGATGTCTTGAAAACAAAAGTCATAAGAAATACAAAGCACTAAGACAAAAACAATTATATCTCTAGACCAGGCATCTTTTTTCCACCAAATCTATATATGCCATTGGCATCTCTCATTGAATACATGAAAAGAACTTCCTACTCAACACATCTAAAAGTTGAATACATCCTCTCCCTTTGCCACACAATCGTCTTCTGAAGTTCAACGTTTTAATGAATGGATTcatatttggtaaaatttgccagtcaaaaatcatgagccataccATACACAATTGTTTGCTTAAGTCCCCATATCAAAATCAATACCAAACATATTAATCACTCCTCTTATGTTCCCCTcatctctccatttctttcccttttcacaCTCCTTCTAGTACCAACTTTTTGCCTAGATCTAATTTATTATCCAATATACCTTTATGCACTCCTCTCAACATTTGCAATCCACTTCACAAACTGTAGCCAGAGTAATCATTACAAatgcaaatacattcattccattctTCCCACTCATACTGTAGATTATCAGTGACTTTCCACTGATCACTAGATGAAGACAAATATTCACTTCCTAGCCATACAACTTCTCTGTCTCTTGCACTTATCACATTTCCTTCCACCACAGAACATGTGACATGTTGTTTTTTCTACCTGGAATACCTTTCCCATTCACCTTTAACTAGTTACTACGTAAACTAGTTACCTAGCTACTAATCTTCAGGCCTCACCATTTACTTAGGGTATTTTGGTCTCCCTGATTCAGTCAAATACCTGTTATTTTAGATGCTTATCATgtacctctcctttgcagcatttttacttttaaagggATCATTTGATAAATGTCTTTATTTACCACTGGACTGTTAGTTCCATGAGCATAGGAACAAAGTTTGGTTTGGCTCATCAAAGCTTTCTCAGCAATTAGTTGTTGAGGCAGAAAATTTTAATGCTCAGGTATCAAAACTGTGGATAATTTTAGCTAATATGCAAGTATTCACTTATTCTATGGTAGGAATTTTCAGAGATATGAAACTCTACACTGAGGGACTGGGGACAATATGGTATGAAATTTCATGGTGGGATATAAACTTAAATTATTAAGGGCTAAAGAAATTGCATATctctgtataaaataaaaatctaatgaCAGTCTCATATAGTcattaatcattttttcttttaaaaataatatagtgCATTGCCTATATTATAGTAAAAGCAAACAGATTTATGGAAAACAATGCATCTTTAAATtcacaatatttaaaattcaaatatttaaagtttcTGCCATGGTGTTTTATACTTTGCTTTTTTCATGAGCATTACATGCTAAGAATATTCCAGGATTCTTTAAACACTGGGTCTTAATACCTGCAACTATAACATTTctttaatattaagaaaaaaattaaacattatagAGTGGTGCTCCTCATCTctttcaccttaaaaaaaaatttctactgatgtttatttggtttctGCTAAATATATCTAAGAATTATAATAAACTGAAGAGGAATTTAATTTAAAGTGAGAAACTATTGACCATGAAATAACTATTAGACTAATGTGTCACCTAGCAATGGGCTTGCTACCTAAAGTACACAGAAGCCAATATCATGACATTAggattgttactgaaattattaaTGCCCTATAATTTAATTGCAATGTGAACTATCAATGAGACAGGAGGCAATGCTCACATCTGTCTATCAGGGGAGTTTTATGACATGGGAACAAATGGAGGTGGAGACAGGGGTAGGATTAAGGTTGGCATATTTTGATTGGTTGTTTACAGAACTgttttttgatatatatatagaaatatggcAGTAGGACAGATATTATCCTCTCTCTGAGGGACTGCTCACATTTTGTTTCCAACAACACCTCATCTTCATCACCTTTAGCTAAAGTTATATGACTTGCAGTCAAACAAGCTCAGAAGAAAAGGTTAGAACAGAGGATATCTCCATTAACTGGTTTTGCCTGCCCATGGTTTCATAAGTAAAAATTTTGCAACTTATTTTAGAGACGTCTACTCTAAAGTTTAGGTTCTCAGTCAACAATTTCTTCAGCCTGCttacaaaataatttcataatatttgataatcaggcacccaccatggcctgccacatggatgggaggtaggcactgagcaccccagaagttcactgtgtgtgattATACACTCCTGCTGGCTTCCACTagtgctctattttccaccagctagcaagacctggttttgttttaaagtcctgctttaacagttgggtcttctgtatttTTCAGCCAAAATAGAGCTGGGTTtctgtacagggcatgtagaccagctcctgtggccCTAAGAAAGAGTGTGAAGCTTCGTTTtgaaagtgtttcaattcccttgcaccttccagactgtccagcagatggtgctgctcggtaacttaatcatcctcagaagctgttttgcctccgagcacaggctgcatctacacaggtgagtaGAAGCTGCGGGATTCCTATGTCCTCACTTTGTTGGCCAAAAtttggcttgatgtggggctccacttGTAGCAAAGTACTCCCTCTGCTgtcccagtactccagccatcaccaaggcaaggaaatggctgctggctgttgcttccctcaagggtgggggaaagggctttcagactcagggctggaaacacagtctctgtccacattttttcagtctttttgtccttcactgacctgggccttgaaatgtcctcccctgtcctctgTTCTTCAAACAATGGGGGTAtgcctcactgctgtgagagatttcagagtctgtgtccctggtaggAAGAGTCCTGTTTGCTGATTCTGTACTTTTCCCACACAGAGACAAagtgaggaggagaggagaggaccagctggtctgggatggaagattcctatctgttatgttttttctttcttcaattcaccATTTGCAGGATtgttctccagtctatatccttctccagagtttcaaacaattgagaattgtctgttttttcattgaatctctggatagaagttttcagtagcttttttacatcaccatgttggtGATGTCACTCAGTATATTAATGTAGTTATTTGTAATATAAGATATTTTGGAGTATTGATGGTGATTTAAATTTTAGGATGCATATAACcttatatttgttatttaaattattaatgtcttataaatttctaaatatttataaaattattttgtaagtAGGCTGAGAAATTGTTGACTGAGAACCTGAATGTTGGAGTAGATGTCTCTAAAATAAGTTGCAAAATTTTTACTTATGAAACCATGGGCAGGCAAAACTGGTTCATGGAGATAGCCTTTGTTCTAACATTTTCTTCTGAGCTTGTTTGACTACAAGTCATATAACTTTAGCTAAAGGTGATGAGGATGAGGTGTTGttggaaacaaataaaatgtgagcAGTCCCTCAGGGAGAAAATAATATCTGTCCCACAgacatatttctatatatatatatatatcaaaaaataGTTCTGTAAACAACCAATCAAAATATGCCAACCTTAATCCTATCCCTgtctccacctccctttgttcCCATGTCATAAAACTCCCCTCATAGACAGAAGTGAGCATTGCCTCCTGTCTCATTGCTAGTTCACCTTGCAATTAAATTATGGGAAGACTTGGGGGCAGAGACAATCTGACAaatggccagtgagagaaacaagaaaagtagagatcaaagacaaccaacaagaaaaccctaggcaaaagagagaaaacagcctccataataaactaatcaacAAAATTAGGTGTGTAGAGAgcagaaaatcatgagccacaccaggaaacacaaagatatggcccagtcagaggaacaaactaacacctcaacttagattcaggagttgaaacaactaattatagatgttcaaacaaatcttctaaatcaaatcaacaagttgaaagaaaatgtgacaaaagagataagaatataaagaagatactgtgTGACCATAAGGAACAATTCAtaagcttggaaaaacaaatggcagaacttatgtgaatgaagggcacaacagaagagatgaaaaatacaatggagacatacaatagcacacttggagagacagaagaaaggattagtgaactagcagcaggacatctgaaatcctacacacaaagaatagatgggggaaagaatggaaaaatatgagcagagtatcagggaactgaatgacaacatgaagtgcatgaatatatgtgttaaggtgtcccagaaggagaagagaagggaaaaggggcagaaagaataacagagaaaataatcaatgaaaatttcccaactcttatgaaagacatgaaattacagggcaaagaagcacagcataccccaaacagaattgatccaaatagacctactccaagacacttactaagcagagtttcaaatgtcaaagacaaagagttctgaaaacagcaagagaaaagcaatacatcacatgCAAGAGAGGCTCAATAAGACTACGTGCACATCTCtcaacagaaattatggagatgaaaaggcagtggtatgatatattcaagatactgaaagagaaaaactgccaacaaagaatcttatatccatcaaaaccatccttcaaaaatgagggagagtttaaaatatttacagatagacactgagagagtttgagaacaggagacctcctctataagaaatactaaagggagtgctatagacagataggaaaagacaggagagagaggtttggaagagtgtagaagtgaagatatcaggagatggAAGGGGGGTAGAGATGCTGagggagtatagaatgttcagcagaaTTGATTGTGTGGATCCAGAGAAGGATGGCACAGTgctgtgtgatggtggcacagtgTTGTGGTACACTGATGGAGATGACAGCGAGTACAGTTGAGGGAGGAGGGTTAGGGGTATGTGTGACAccaggggggggggggagatggtggatgaagactgggactgtataacttagtgaagcctagagtggtcacTGATTGTGactgaatacacaaatatgggAGTGTTTTCACGAGGGAGAAAAAATTAGTGTCGACTTTGTagggtgttgaaaatgggatggtattggggaaggAATGCAATTGATGTggactggagtctatggttaacagtaacattgtaatatgcttccattgacTGTGGCagaggcaatgtaccaaagctaaatgtctacggGAGGGGGATGTAGGGGaaggttatgggattcttggtgttagtgttgttgtctgaaattttaattgtattttattttttttagtcatcatttatttttctttctatttttgtcttttttctttattctcctcttcctctttctttgtggaggaaatggaaatgtcctcatatagaatgtggtggtgaatgcatggcCATGTCATTGTACCCagaacttttgattgtttacttaggagagaatgtatggtgtgtgaataaaactgttcagagaataaacagagggatacaagtgctggagaaagtatGGAGTGGAAAGAGGAATGTACCTAATCACTTTTGGtggaaaaaaatctatattttctgtagcatactatataatttgatttgtatggtcagttgattcagataacataattgcatggaactttgaatagggagtgagatcttattGGTTTGTAGAGGCAGATTGGTGTGAAGCCCAGATATATCTCAGAGTAATTTAGACAGAGAATAGAAGTATGTTTGTGGGGACCCCTTGAGGTATTGGGGAAGAGTGTGGAGGTGTTGAATttcccacttggggaattactggtgttctcacaagcattgggaactcccaatttggaaggctgagcccttgatcttggggcttgcccttgtgaagcttgtcaTTGAGGTggagaggctgggcctgcttgtaattgtgcctggGAGTAACCCTGAGAGAGTCTTTTTTgctgcccagatgtggcctctctctaagccacctcagcgggaagactcactgccctccccgctatgtgggacatgactcccagggatgaacctggacccagcatctggactgaaaggagaaagagggatgaaacaaaataaagtttcagtggctgagagatttcaaatggaggcaagaggacattctggaggttattcttatgcattatatatatatatatatatatatatatatatatatatatatatatatccctttttagtttttggagtattggagtggctagagggaaatatctaacactgttgaactgcagcccagtggccttgattctcgAGGATGAttacataactatatagcttacactgtgtgaccatatgattgtgaaaaccttgtggctcatacttcctttatctagtgtatggatagatgagtagaaaaatagggacaaaaagtaaatgaacaatagggagggatggaggggatgggatatttggggtattcttttttactttaattgttattcttattgCAGTTTTTtgcagtaataaaaatgttcaaaaattgtggtgattaatgcacaactgtgtggtggtactgtgaacaattgtacattttgaatggctgtatggtgtgtgaatatatctaaatgaaattgaatttaaaaaaaaagaaaaaatctaataggttcaaaattttaaacatatatatagcacATACTGCTTTAATCTGAAACACTCCAAATTTTCCTGCTCTCCTAAAATAAGTGCACATCCAGAAACAGAGGTGGTATAATCATTTATTtgcctaatatttattgagcacctactgtatacaTGGGTTTTGCTAATAGCTGGGTATCACTGATGAACAAGAGAAACACAATCGTGCCCTCTCAGAGTTTAAAGTCTAGTGGGGAAGAAGAACAATTAACCTTACTAAACATCTGATTGCAAATTATAATAAATGCCTTGAAGTAAAAATGACAAGGCTTCATGAATAAAATGGGTGATTAATTTAAATcaggagagtcaaagaaaatcCTCCTGAGGAATGATCATTTAGGTTCAGACTTGTAAATGACATAGAAATAAATTAGGTAAATATCAGGGGAAAGCAttcaaaatagaagaaaacagcaTGCTAAGGCCTTGATCTGGCAGGAAATATCTTGCCTTCcagtatttctttgtctttttctcttttcattttgaaataatttaatatattttatatttatattgtatttcaatataattgtttaaaagtcacaagaattctatatatccTTTACCCAGAATTACCCATTgtttacatttttccccatttacaTATGTAGTTCCAAAGAATGGGAAATTCTCACACATATAACCTGTACATtatcaaaatcatatttttacattaacaTAATACTATTATCTAATCTACAGTCTGTATTGAGATTTTGCCAATTGCATCTAAAATATCAATCACCCGGAAGAACAAATTTAAATACAGCTAGACCTTCATCAATTATCACCAGCTAAATTCCTCATTCCAAAGCAACCACCTGCTTCCCATTTTGTAAGACTCTTTATGTAAAATGGTAacaatgtcagccaatcagaacatttcctcacttgctccCACATTTGCCCTTCGCAAGTTCCCTATTTCCACCCACTCAGCGGGGCTTTCTTCTACTTTCTGTATGGGAtgctgcctgattcatgaatcactcagttaaactgtgagataataaattgcatgaaattttttttactttaacatatataagagatttattttaaggaattggctagCACAGTTGTGGGGactgacaagtccaaattctgtaggttaGGCTGGAAGGATGCAAACTCCAGTAAGAAGACATCAAAGTCTTAagtcttaatttcttcctcttcttgtaccctcagttcttttcctttaagCCTTCCGTTCACTTCAGAACAGAATGCCCAGCTCTGGAAATCATGGTGCAGAATAAGTTATTGAGCTAAGTTGCATGCATGTggagcagaagaaaagaaggttGCTGCTCAAAGCAAAGTGGCAGGGAAGTAGGTTATATGGCTGCTTAGAATAAAGAAAGTGTATAGAGGAATGGGGGTCAGGGGCAGAAAACGTGTGCATTGTGAATTGTCAGGGGTAGGACGTCCTTGGGTCTTCTGCTCCCTCTCCACAGGAACAAATACACCAGGGGTGAACTCAACGCCATAAAGCGTACTTACTTTAGCCTGACTGTCTCCgatgaatctattttttttttttttgagaacagatttttatttcctctgaaaACTTACTCTTATATTGTTCAAATTATGAATAATAATATATTCATGCTCTCTGAAATACACGTAAGAAAATTAACTGAGAGTAAAGAGATAAACTATTCAATATCAGTAGCAGTAAATAACTTATTTGTAAGAAAATTGGATGATTTCTGATTTAAAGGATCACTATTATTTGACAACGAAATTTCAACAAGTTTTTTTAGGTCTTCAGGACTTTAGACACTATAACTCTGCTAGAAGCTAGTGTTTAACAATGAATCTTTACATATGATGGGGTACGGGGCCAGGAATGTGCAGGCAGGCCACCATTTGTCATCTGTAAGGGATGTGTTTGACCTCAAGACACTCCAGAGGGCAACTAATATGATTATGGgtctcttccttctgcctctgaTAAGGAGTCCTCAGCGCACATGCCTTAAGCCCTGGGTTTTGGAATGCAGTTTTGTGTAAGAACGGGAACAGCCAGGCAGGCCTGAGCCCTTGACTGCAAGTCCTTCTGAGACTGCCATGTGCTGGCTGTGCACCACATCTGTCAGTTGCACTGGCTGTACATGAGGCCTGTCAGGTGAAGCCTTTGAATTAGCTATGCTCAGACCTGAAAAATCACACATAGGCTTCTAGTAGAAGCCAGCCTCCTCAACTCCACCTCTTGATATTTCAGGACCTGAATGAAAAACACAGGCTTCCCCATCATGGACCTGAAAGGGTCTTTGAGGGGCTGTGTCCAAAACCAGGTATTAGTCAGAGGCAAAAGTAAACCAGGCAGATGCTCAAAATCACTCCAAGCAGGATGATCAGACCCATCTGGAGAGTTGAACAAAACCATGAGCCCCAGACCACTATCTTCTAGGGGATGTATTTGGCCTCACAGCACTCTTGAGAAGGAAGTGAGCCCATATTTACCCACCTGTCCTAGAAACCAGGCTAACTCAATAGTGAGCACAGGGTTTATTTGTGGATCATGGTGAAAGGCAGCAGGCTATGTTTGGACTGTCCCCTAACAGCTTAGGCTCTTAGTAAATAGctattgattgaatgaatgaatgaatgagcattaATGTATATTAGTTTCATCTCAACACAATGCTTTTGTTCTTTAAACCAACTGAGGAACTTCAGTGTTAGGTCAGATGAAATGTCTATACTGTGTTAGGCTATTGcggaaaaaatattcaaaggcaAGAGCCTTTTGGTTCCTTAAATAACATTTTGGAAGGTGGTTGCCTCTTCTACCTCTATGTAGAACTAGGATTGTTCTGCCTTTATTACAGCAGGAATCTCAAGAAATAGTatcatgagaaaaatacaaataaaagaaaatttgatcTTGACAccaaaaatgtttgttttaagtTTTCCCTGGTGATCCAAGGAAATTTTCTATTAAATTGTTGCAGTAGATTGAGTTGTCTAAGGTCCTTTATTCTTGAGTCCATCATTCAACTGGGTGTGGAAAATGCCAAAATTCCTAATTTCATTTTACTGAGGGAAGATGAAAGTTGAAAGTAATATACACACTAACGGATTTCCATAGTATCTCTTGCCAAGACATTTCCACTGAGGTTAATTATCTGTATGGAGGGCAAAGTCCTACAGCTTTATATAAAGAGTGACAACCCTGTcttaactattattttagaggaaAATAGGCTTCCACTTCTAAAAATACTTACGGTCcttcaaattaaataaataagaagtGAGAACTGATAACATGACAAAAGCCACTGAGTACAGACAGTATAGTCAATGTTTATCCCCACTTAACATTGCATTCTGATGGAAAGAAAAGTTCAATGTCTTTTTTGCTAGAAAAGGGGGATACCACTACTGCACATCAACACTGACTTAAGGTAGGTGTTATGGGAGGAGGGAGGGTTAATCTGTTTAGCTTGATTGATTTAATCTTTTTGCACACTCTTGTGCATGTATGACCTTTATATGCAGCATTGTATTACTAAAAATGTGTGAATAAATCAACACCTTTCCATATCAATAGAATATCATTATAATTTAAAACATCAAAACATGTCTGAAAAATGATCTGGGGAACAGTTTGCATTAGTGAGCATTTCCATTAACAAAAGTATATGTATACTGACCTAAAAATCTTGAAATCATTAATGTCAGATTCAAGCCATGTGATCTGAgtaatttaaggaaataaaagggaagaaaatgcaaACCTTATGAGACTTCTTATCAGGGTTTAGGGACACTGCTAATATTTGTATACAACCAGAAGACAAATTAACAGATACATACTCAGAATCAAACAAAGCACTGATTTCATGAAAATAACCAAAACTAGATATTGCGCTTTAAAAAATGTGGTCACACATATTGGATTAACTAATCCTCATAACACAGCAAGGGAGGTAACAGAGATTCCAAACATTTAAGCAATGCATAAAAGGTTTGTATATCAACTATTGGCAGTAGACTGGATCCAGATTTTCGGATTTTCTCTTGTTTACTTTTTCTACGcaccagtgtttttcaaactttctatcaTTTCTTatagtaagaaatatattttacatcacAACTCAATTCAT includes the following:
- the LOC119540884 gene encoding putative olfactory receptor 2B3, yielding MNWANESSPKEFILLGFSDRPWLQMPLLVVLLISYTFTIFGNVSIMTVCILDPKLQTPMYFFLTNLSVLDLCYTTSTVPHMLASICHNKKTISYGGCVAQLIIFLALGATECLLLTVMSFDRFVAICRPLHYVVIMNPGFCRKMAAFSWLTGVSNSVLQSSLTLNMPRCGHREVDHFFCEVPALLKLSCADTKPIEAELFFFSVLILLIPVTLILISYGFIAQAVLRIRSAEGRRKAFGTCGSHMVVVSLFFGTAIYIYLQPPSSTSKDWGKMVSLFYGIITPMLNPLIYSLRNKDMKQSCKRMVSRIIFCKK